One Anolis carolinensis isolate JA03-04 chromosome 5, rAnoCar3.1.pri, whole genome shotgun sequence DNA segment encodes these proteins:
- the gpat3 gene encoding glycerol-3-phosphate acyltransferase 3 isoform X2 — MAVKVEPRCIRSFWATLRIERGIREQRRETLKHTASNVIIQRDHTTMEEANAGLRRGDFELSDVFYFCKKGFEAIVEDEVTQRFSSEELVSWNLLTRTNVNFHYISLRLTVVWVIGVFVRYCLLLPLRVTLATIGIGSMIVGTTLVGQLPNGETKDWLSDLVHLTSSRILVRALSGNIYYHNKENKPQKGGICVANHTSPIDVVILTNDGCYAMVGQAHGGLMGVIQRATVKACPHVWFERSEMKDRHLVTKRLREHVANKDKLPILIFPEGTCINNTSVMMFKKGSFEIGGTIYPVAIKYDPQFGDAFWNSSKHGIVSYLLRIMTSWAIVCHVWYLPPVTREEGEDAVQFANRVKSAIARQGGLTELPWDGGLKRAKVKETFKEEEQKNYSKMIIGNGASSSKQADSD, encoded by the exons TTATCATACAGAGAGATCACACCACGATGGAGGAGGCAAATGCTGGCCTGCGCCGGGGTGACTTTGAGCTCTCGGATGTTTTTTATTTCTGCAAAAAAGGATTTGAAGCCATTGTAGAAGATGAGGTGACCCAAAGGTTTTCCTCAGAGGAGCTGGTCTCTTGGAACCTTCTCACCAGGACCAACGTCAATTTCCATTACATCAGCTTACGGCTGACTGTGGTGTGGGTTATTGGAGTCTTCGTGCGGTATTGTCTCTTGCTACCTCTTCG tGTTACTCTGGCAACTATTGGAATAGGTTCCATGATTGTGGGCACCACGCTGGTGGGACAGCTGCCAAATGGGGA AACAAAAGACTGGCTGAGTGACCTTGTCCATCTGACAAGCTCCCGGATTCTGGTCAGAGCACTCTCTGGCAACATTTACTACCACAACAA GGAGAACAAACCTCAGAAAGGTGGAATTTGTGTTGCCAACCACACGTCTCCGATAGATGTTGTTATCTTGACCAACGATGGCTGTTACGCAATG GTTGGCCAGGCTCACGGAGGCCTGATGGGTGTCATTCAGAGAGCCACTGTCAAGGCCTGTCCGCATGTCTGGTTTGAACGATCTGAAATGAAAGACCGCCATCTAGTGACAAAAAG ACTGCGAGAACATGTTGCCAACAAGGACAAACTCCCCATCTTAATTTTTCCAGAAG GTACTTGCATAAACAACACATCTGTAATGATGTTTAAAAAGGGGAGTTTTGAAATAGGTGGCACTATATACCCAGTTGCTATCAAG TATGACCCCCAGTTTGGCGATGCTTTCTGGAACAGCAGCAAACATGGTATAGTGAGTTATCTCCTACGAATAATGACCAGCTGGGCCATCGTCTGCCATGTGTGGTATTTGCCACCTGTAACAAGAGAG GAAGGAGAAGATGCTGTTCAGTTTGCCAACAGAGTAAAGTCTGCCATTGCTCGTCAAGGAGGACTGACAGAACTGCCCTG GGATGGAGGTTTAAAGCGAGCCAAGGTGAAGGAAACATTTAAGGAGGAAGAACAGAAAAATTACAGCAAGATGATAATAGGAAATGGAGCATCATCAAGTAAACAGGCAGACTCGGATTGA